In one Antennarius striatus isolate MH-2024 chromosome 15, ASM4005453v1, whole genome shotgun sequence genomic region, the following are encoded:
- the gdnfa gene encoding glial cell line-derived neurotrophic factor translates to MKLWDVLATCLLLLSSVATRPLYPNIQPAKRTYFSSSLSDSLSLSVEDEESAFQQEDHNLQEISMEHRYDVTGPYPDQFDDVMDFIEATIGRLRRSSDPRGGSRGRREQRQRGAANTGGARGRGDRRRGRGRSRGGKGGRGEKGKERLSVQTRGCLLKEVHLNVTDLGLGYQTKEELIFRYCSGPCVEAETNYDKILNNLTHNKKLDKDTPSRTCCRPIAFDDDLSFLDDNVMYHTLKKHSARKCGCV, encoded by the exons atgaagttatgggatGTTTTGGCCACGTGTTTGTTGCTCCTGAGTTCTGTTGCTACACGGCCTCTCTACCCAAACATTCAGCCAGCCAAGAGGACTTATTTCTCCAGCAGCCTCAGTGATTCCTTGTCCCTGTCTGTGGAGGACGAAGAGTCAGCGTTCCAACAGGAAGACCACAACCTGCAGGAGATTTCAATGGAGCATCGCT atgatgtcacaggtccCTATCCTGAtcagtttgatgatgtcatggatTTTATCGAGGCTACTATTGGCAGACTCAGGAGATCATCAGATCCCAGGGGGGGTTCCAGGGGACGCAGGGAGCAGAGACAGAGGGGAGCAGCAAACACGGGAGGCGCCAGAGGACGTGGCGACAGGAGGCGGGGGCGGGGTCGAAGTCGAGGTGGTAAAGGCGGACGAGGCGAGAAGGGGAAGGAGAGACTATCGGTGCAGACTCGAGGCTGCCTGCTGAAGGAGGTCCACCTCAACGTGACGGACTTGGGGCTGGGCTACCAGACTAAAGAGGAGCTGATTTTTCGGTACTGCAGCGGCCCCTGCGTGGAAGCAGAGACCAACTATGACAAGATCCTCAACAACCTTACACATAACAAGAAGCTGGACAAGGACACACCCTCCCGCACCTGCTGTCGACCAATCGCTTTTGATGACGACTTGTCATTTTTGGATGACAATGTAATGTATCACACATTGAAGAAGCATTCTGCCAGGAAATGTGGCTGCGTTTGA